In a genomic window of Pseudorasbora parva isolate DD20220531a chromosome 24, ASM2467924v1, whole genome shotgun sequence:
- the nog2 gene encoding noggin-2, with product MGSITRALPLLLLLLCAHGTAAQHYLRLRPSPSEHLPVPGLIEEPDPEYDPREQDLSERTLRKKLGSHFDPNFMSIHLPAQLNASAPPDLPRLPMPPELKRLDMTETPYGRRVKVGKKARRKFLQWLWMYTHCPVLYTWKDLGARFWPRYIKEGNCFSERSCSFPEGMSCKPVKSVTKTFLRWYCQGFLRQKYCTWIPVQYPIISECKCSC from the coding sequence ATGGGCAGCATCACCCGCGCGCTGCCGCTGCTACTGCTGCTCCTGTGCGCGCACGGCACCGCGGCCCAGCATTACCTGCGCCTGAGGCCCTCTCCCAGCGAGCATCTGCCCGTCCCGGGCCTCATCGAGGAGCCCGACCCGGAGTACGACCCGCGTGAGCAGGACCTCTCGGAGAGGACGCTGCGCAAGAAGCTGGGCAGCCACTTCGACCCCAACTTTATGTCCATCCACCTGCCCGCGCAGCTGAACGCCAGCGCGCCGCCGGACCTGCCGCGCCTGCCCATGCCCCCCGAGCTCAAGAGGCTGGACATGACGGAGACGCCGTACGGCAGGCGCGTCAAGGTGGGCAAGAAGGCGCGGCGGAAGTTCCTGCAGTGGCTGTGGATGTACACGCACTGCCCGGTGTTGTACACTTGGAAGGACCTGGGCGCGCGCTTCTGGCCGCGCTACATCAAGGAGGGCAACTGCTTCAGCGAGCGCTCGTGCTCCTTCCCCGAGGGCATGTCCTGCAAGCCCGTCAAGTCGGTGACCAAGACCTTCCTGCGGTGGTACTGCCAGGGCTTCCTGCGGCAGAAATACTGCACGTGGATACCGGTGCAGTACCCGATCATCTCCGAGTGCAAGTGCTCCTGCTGA